One genomic segment of Mastomys coucha isolate ucsf_1 unplaced genomic scaffold, UCSF_Mcou_1 pScaffold22, whole genome shotgun sequence includes these proteins:
- the Esrp2 gene encoding epithelial splicing regulatory protein 2 isoform X3 gives MWLCWAGAPMCSALMGSSCCDRFCIPKPPGREFHMQHPSTCSARDLTVGTMAQDLGLETDATEDDFGVWEVKTMVAVILHLLERPNSQLFSKPEVVKQKYETGPCSKADVVDNETVVRARGLPWQSSDQDVARFFKGLNIARGGVALCLNAQGRRNGEALIRFVDNEQRDLALQRHKHHMGVRYIEVYKATGEEFVKIAGGTSLEVARFLSREDQVILRLRGLPFSAGPTDVLGFLGPECPVTGGADGLLFVRHPDGRPTGDAFALFACEELAQAALRRHKGMLGKRYIELFRSTAAEVQQVLNRYATSPLLPTLAAPLLPIPFPLAGGTGRDCVRLRGLPYTATIEDILSFLGEAAADIRPHGVHMVLNQQGRPSGDAFIQMMSVERALAAAQRCHKKMMKERYVEVVPCSTEEMSRVLMGGSLSRSGMSPPPCKLPCLSPPTYATFQASPALIPTETTALYPSSALLPAARVPAAATPLAYYPGPATQLYMNYTAYYPSPPVSPTTVGYLTTPPTALASTPTTMLSQPGALVRMQGVPYTAGMKDLLSVFQAYQLAPDDYTALMPVADPPRTVLQAPKEWVCL, from the exons ATGTGGCTCTGCTGGGCGGGGGCCCCTATGTGCTCTGCACTGATGGGCAGCAGCTGTTGCGACAGGTTCTGCATCCCGAAGCCTCCAGGAAG AGAATTCCATATGCAGCACCCAAGCACCTGCTCCGCCAGAGACCTCACAGTGGGCACCATGGCACAGG ACTTGGGACTAGAAACAGATGCTACCGAAGATGACTTTGGGGTCTGGGAAGTGAAGACTATGGTAGCGGTAATTCTCCACCTGCTTGAAAGGCCCAATA GTCAGTTGTTCTCGAAGCCAGAGGTGGTGAAGCAGAAATATGAGACGGGGCCTTG CAGCAAGGCTGATGTGGTGGACAATGAGACTGTAGTACGAGCCCGTGGATTGCCCTGGCAGTCATCAGACCAGGATGTGGCTAGATTCTTCAAAGGGCTCAACATTGCCAG GGGTGGTGTGGCCCTCTGTCTCAACGCCCAGGGCCGCAGAAATGGCGAGGCCCTCATCCGATTCGTGGACAACGAGCAGAGGGACCTAGCGCTGCAGAGACACAAACACCACATGGGTGTCCGCTATATTGAG GTATATAAAGCCACAGGGGAGGAATTTGTAAAGATTGCAGGGG GCACATCACTAGAGGTGGCCCGTTTCCTATCACGGGAAGATCAAGTGATCCTGAGGCTACGGGGACTACCCTTTTCAGCCGGGCCAACAGATGTTCTAGGCTTCCTGGGGCCAGAATGCCCAGTGACTGGGGGTGCTGATGGGCTGCTCTTTGTGCGACACCCTGATGGCAGGCCTACTGGGGATGCCTTTGCTCTCTTTGCCTGTGAGGAACTGGCACAGGCCGCTCTGCGCAGGCACAAAGGCATGCTGGGTAAGCGATACATTGAACTCTTCAGGAGCACTGCAGCTGAGGTGCAGCAG GTGCTTAACCGCTATGCAACCAGTCCACTCCTTCCCACGCTGGCTGCTCCGCTGCTGCCCATTCCCTTTCCACTGGCAGGAGGGACTGGAAGGGACTGTGTACGCCTTCGAGGCCTGCCCTACACAGCCACCATTGAAGACATTCTGAGTTTTCTAGGAGAGGCAGCAGCTGACATACGGCCTCATGGTGTGCATATGGTGCTCAACCAACAG GGCCGGCCATCTGGTGATGCCTTCATCCAGATGATGTCAGTGGAACGTGCTCTGGCTGCTGCCCAGCGGTGCCACAAGAAGATGATGAAAGAACGCTACGTCGAAGTAGTCCCTTGTTCCACAGAGGAGATGAGCCGCGTGCTGATGGGGGGTTCCCTGAGCCGCAGCGGCATGTCCCCTCCACCCTGCAAACTGCCCT GCCTCTCACCACCTACCTACGCCAccttccaggccagcccagcccTCATTCCCACAGAGACAACAGCACTATATCCCTCTTCTGCACTGCTTCCAGCTGCCAGGGTACCCGCTGCCGCCACTCCTCTTGCCTACTACCCAGGGCCAGCCACTCAACTCTACATGAACTACACGGCCTACTACCCCAG CCCCCCAGTCTCTCCCACTACTGTGGgctacctcaccacacctcctaCTGCCTTGGCCTCTACGCCCACCACAATGTTGTCACAGCCGGGAGCCCTGGTCCGAATGCAGGGGGTCCCATACACAGCTGGTATGAAGGATCTGCTCAGTGTCTTTCAAGCCTACCAG CTGGCTCCTGACGACTACACCGCTCTGATGCCTGTTGCTGACCCACCTCGCACTGTGTTACAAGCCCCTAAGGAATGGGTGTGTTTGTag
- the Esrp2 gene encoding epithelial splicing regulatory protein 2 isoform X2, whose translation MTPPPPPPPPPGPDPAVDSATDPCPEPKSLVVLFGATAGALGPDLGSDETDLILLVWQVVEPRSRQVGTLHKSLVRAEAAALSPQCREASGLSADSLARAESLDKVLQQFSQLVSGDVALLGGGPYVLCTDGQQLLRQVLHPEASRKNLVLPDTFFSFYDLRREFHMQHPSTCSARDLTVGTMAQDLGLETDATEDDFGVWEVKTMVAVILHLLERPNSQLFSKPEVVKQKYETGPCKADVVDNETVVRARGLPWQSSDQDVARFFKGLNIARGGVALCLNAQGRRNGEALIRFVDNEQRDLALQRHKHHMGVRYIEVYKATGEEFVKIAGGTSLEVARFLSREDQVILRLRGLPFSAGPTDVLGFLGPECPVTGGADGLLFVRHPDGRPTGDAFALFACEELAQAALRRHKGMLGKRYIELFRSTAAEVQQVLNRYATSPLLPTLAAPLLPIPFPLAGGTGRDCVRLRGLPYTATIEDILSFLGEAAADIRPHGVHMVLNQQGRPSGDAFIQMMSVERALAAAQRCHKKMMKERYVEVVPCSTEEMSRVLMGGSLSRSGMSPPPCKLPCLSPPTYATFQASPALIPTETTALYPSSALLPAARVPAAATPLAYYPGPATQLYMNYTAYYPSPPVSPTTVGYLTTPPTALASTPTTMLSQPGALVRMQGVPYTAGMKDLLSVFQAYQLAPDDYTALMPVADPPRTVLQAPKEWVCL comes from the exons ATGACTCCACCGCCACCGCCGCCCCCACCCCCGGGCCCAGATCCCGCAGTAGACTCCGCCACAGACCCCTGTCCCGAACCCAAGTCGCTGGTTGTTTTGTTCGGGGCCACGGCTGGTGCGCTAGGGCCGGACCTAGGCTCGGACGAGACCGACTTAATCCTCCTCGTTTGGCAAGTGGTGGAGCCGCGCAGCCGACAG GTGGGGACGCTGCACAAGTCGCTAGTTCGCGCCGAGGCTGCTGCTCTGAGTCCACAGTGCCGCGAGGCGAGCGGACTCAGCGCAGACAGCCTAGCGCGGGCGGAGTCCCTGGACAAGGTGTTGCAGCAG TTTTCACAGCTGGTGAGCGGGGATGTGGCTCTGCTGGGCGGGGGCCCCTATGTGCTCTGCACTGATGGGCAGCAGCTGTTGCGACAGGTTCTGCATCCCGAAGCCTCCAGGAAG AACCTGGTGCTCCCCGacaccttcttctccttctacGACCTCCGCAGAGAATTCCATATGCAGCACCCAAGCACCTGCTCCGCCAGAGACCTCACAGTGGGCACCATGGCACAGG ACTTGGGACTAGAAACAGATGCTACCGAAGATGACTTTGGGGTCTGGGAAGTGAAGACTATGGTAGCGGTAATTCTCCACCTGCTTGAAAGGCCCAATA GTCAGTTGTTCTCGAAGCCAGAGGTGGTGAAGCAGAAATATGAGACGGGGCCTTG CAAGGCTGATGTGGTGGACAATGAGACTGTAGTACGAGCCCGTGGATTGCCCTGGCAGTCATCAGACCAGGATGTGGCTAGATTCTTCAAAGGGCTCAACATTGCCAG GGGTGGTGTGGCCCTCTGTCTCAACGCCCAGGGCCGCAGAAATGGCGAGGCCCTCATCCGATTCGTGGACAACGAGCAGAGGGACCTAGCGCTGCAGAGACACAAACACCACATGGGTGTCCGCTATATTGAG GTATATAAAGCCACAGGGGAGGAATTTGTAAAGATTGCAGGGG GCACATCACTAGAGGTGGCCCGTTTCCTATCACGGGAAGATCAAGTGATCCTGAGGCTACGGGGACTACCCTTTTCAGCCGGGCCAACAGATGTTCTAGGCTTCCTGGGGCCAGAATGCCCAGTGACTGGGGGTGCTGATGGGCTGCTCTTTGTGCGACACCCTGATGGCAGGCCTACTGGGGATGCCTTTGCTCTCTTTGCCTGTGAGGAACTGGCACAGGCCGCTCTGCGCAGGCACAAAGGCATGCTGGGTAAGCGATACATTGAACTCTTCAGGAGCACTGCAGCTGAGGTGCAGCAG GTGCTTAACCGCTATGCAACCAGTCCACTCCTTCCCACGCTGGCTGCTCCGCTGCTGCCCATTCCCTTTCCACTGGCAGGAGGGACTGGAAGGGACTGTGTACGCCTTCGAGGCCTGCCCTACACAGCCACCATTGAAGACATTCTGAGTTTTCTAGGAGAGGCAGCAGCTGACATACGGCCTCATGGTGTGCATATGGTGCTCAACCAACAG GGCCGGCCATCTGGTGATGCCTTCATCCAGATGATGTCAGTGGAACGTGCTCTGGCTGCTGCCCAGCGGTGCCACAAGAAGATGATGAAAGAACGCTACGTCGAAGTAGTCCCTTGTTCCACAGAGGAGATGAGCCGCGTGCTGATGGGGGGTTCCCTGAGCCGCAGCGGCATGTCCCCTCCACCCTGCAAACTGCCCT GCCTCTCACCACCTACCTACGCCAccttccaggccagcccagcccTCATTCCCACAGAGACAACAGCACTATATCCCTCTTCTGCACTGCTTCCAGCTGCCAGGGTACCCGCTGCCGCCACTCCTCTTGCCTACTACCCAGGGCCAGCCACTCAACTCTACATGAACTACACGGCCTACTACCCCAG CCCCCCAGTCTCTCCCACTACTGTGGgctacctcaccacacctcctaCTGCCTTGGCCTCTACGCCCACCACAATGTTGTCACAGCCGGGAGCCCTGGTCCGAATGCAGGGGGTCCCATACACAGCTGGTATGAAGGATCTGCTCAGTGTCTTTCAAGCCTACCAG CTGGCTCCTGACGACTACACCGCTCTGATGCCTGTTGCTGACCCACCTCGCACTGTGTTACAAGCCCCTAAGGAATGGGTGTGTTTGTag
- the Esrp2 gene encoding epithelial splicing regulatory protein 2 isoform X1, producing the protein MTPPPPPPPPPGPDPAVDSATDPCPEPKSLVVLFGATAGALGPDLGSDETDLILLVWQVVEPRSRQVGTLHKSLVRAEAAALSPQCREASGLSADSLARAESLDKVLQQFSQLVSGDVALLGGGPYVLCTDGQQLLRQVLHPEASRKNLVLPDTFFSFYDLRREFHMQHPSTCSARDLTVGTMAQDLGLETDATEDDFGVWEVKTMVAVILHLLERPNSQLFSKPEVVKQKYETGPCSKADVVDNETVVRARGLPWQSSDQDVARFFKGLNIARGGVALCLNAQGRRNGEALIRFVDNEQRDLALQRHKHHMGVRYIEVYKATGEEFVKIAGGTSLEVARFLSREDQVILRLRGLPFSAGPTDVLGFLGPECPVTGGADGLLFVRHPDGRPTGDAFALFACEELAQAALRRHKGMLGKRYIELFRSTAAEVQQVLNRYATSPLLPTLAAPLLPIPFPLAGGTGRDCVRLRGLPYTATIEDILSFLGEAAADIRPHGVHMVLNQQGRPSGDAFIQMMSVERALAAAQRCHKKMMKERYVEVVPCSTEEMSRVLMGGSLSRSGMSPPPCKLPCLSPPTYATFQASPALIPTETTALYPSSALLPAARVPAAATPLAYYPGPATQLYMNYTAYYPSPPVSPTTVGYLTTPPTALASTPTTMLSQPGALVRMQGVPYTAGMKDLLSVFQAYQLAPDDYTALMPVADPPRTVLQAPKEWVCL; encoded by the exons ATGACTCCACCGCCACCGCCGCCCCCACCCCCGGGCCCAGATCCCGCAGTAGACTCCGCCACAGACCCCTGTCCCGAACCCAAGTCGCTGGTTGTTTTGTTCGGGGCCACGGCTGGTGCGCTAGGGCCGGACCTAGGCTCGGACGAGACCGACTTAATCCTCCTCGTTTGGCAAGTGGTGGAGCCGCGCAGCCGACAG GTGGGGACGCTGCACAAGTCGCTAGTTCGCGCCGAGGCTGCTGCTCTGAGTCCACAGTGCCGCGAGGCGAGCGGACTCAGCGCAGACAGCCTAGCGCGGGCGGAGTCCCTGGACAAGGTGTTGCAGCAG TTTTCACAGCTGGTGAGCGGGGATGTGGCTCTGCTGGGCGGGGGCCCCTATGTGCTCTGCACTGATGGGCAGCAGCTGTTGCGACAGGTTCTGCATCCCGAAGCCTCCAGGAAG AACCTGGTGCTCCCCGacaccttcttctccttctacGACCTCCGCAGAGAATTCCATATGCAGCACCCAAGCACCTGCTCCGCCAGAGACCTCACAGTGGGCACCATGGCACAGG ACTTGGGACTAGAAACAGATGCTACCGAAGATGACTTTGGGGTCTGGGAAGTGAAGACTATGGTAGCGGTAATTCTCCACCTGCTTGAAAGGCCCAATA GTCAGTTGTTCTCGAAGCCAGAGGTGGTGAAGCAGAAATATGAGACGGGGCCTTG CAGCAAGGCTGATGTGGTGGACAATGAGACTGTAGTACGAGCCCGTGGATTGCCCTGGCAGTCATCAGACCAGGATGTGGCTAGATTCTTCAAAGGGCTCAACATTGCCAG GGGTGGTGTGGCCCTCTGTCTCAACGCCCAGGGCCGCAGAAATGGCGAGGCCCTCATCCGATTCGTGGACAACGAGCAGAGGGACCTAGCGCTGCAGAGACACAAACACCACATGGGTGTCCGCTATATTGAG GTATATAAAGCCACAGGGGAGGAATTTGTAAAGATTGCAGGGG GCACATCACTAGAGGTGGCCCGTTTCCTATCACGGGAAGATCAAGTGATCCTGAGGCTACGGGGACTACCCTTTTCAGCCGGGCCAACAGATGTTCTAGGCTTCCTGGGGCCAGAATGCCCAGTGACTGGGGGTGCTGATGGGCTGCTCTTTGTGCGACACCCTGATGGCAGGCCTACTGGGGATGCCTTTGCTCTCTTTGCCTGTGAGGAACTGGCACAGGCCGCTCTGCGCAGGCACAAAGGCATGCTGGGTAAGCGATACATTGAACTCTTCAGGAGCACTGCAGCTGAGGTGCAGCAG GTGCTTAACCGCTATGCAACCAGTCCACTCCTTCCCACGCTGGCTGCTCCGCTGCTGCCCATTCCCTTTCCACTGGCAGGAGGGACTGGAAGGGACTGTGTACGCCTTCGAGGCCTGCCCTACACAGCCACCATTGAAGACATTCTGAGTTTTCTAGGAGAGGCAGCAGCTGACATACGGCCTCATGGTGTGCATATGGTGCTCAACCAACAG GGCCGGCCATCTGGTGATGCCTTCATCCAGATGATGTCAGTGGAACGTGCTCTGGCTGCTGCCCAGCGGTGCCACAAGAAGATGATGAAAGAACGCTACGTCGAAGTAGTCCCTTGTTCCACAGAGGAGATGAGCCGCGTGCTGATGGGGGGTTCCCTGAGCCGCAGCGGCATGTCCCCTCCACCCTGCAAACTGCCCT GCCTCTCACCACCTACCTACGCCAccttccaggccagcccagcccTCATTCCCACAGAGACAACAGCACTATATCCCTCTTCTGCACTGCTTCCAGCTGCCAGGGTACCCGCTGCCGCCACTCCTCTTGCCTACTACCCAGGGCCAGCCACTCAACTCTACATGAACTACACGGCCTACTACCCCAG CCCCCCAGTCTCTCCCACTACTGTGGgctacctcaccacacctcctaCTGCCTTGGCCTCTACGCCCACCACAATGTTGTCACAGCCGGGAGCCCTGGTCCGAATGCAGGGGGTCCCATACACAGCTGGTATGAAGGATCTGCTCAGTGTCTTTCAAGCCTACCAG CTGGCTCCTGACGACTACACCGCTCTGATGCCTGTTGCTGACCCACCTCGCACTGTGTTACAAGCCCCTAAGGAATGGGTGTGTTTGTag